Genomic window (Acinonyx jubatus isolate Ajub_Pintada_27869175 chromosome B1, VMU_Ajub_asm_v1.0, whole genome shotgun sequence):
ATCTGTACCCCGAGGAGATCCCCAGCGCGCTCAACCTCTTCTCTGGCAGCAGCGACTCGGTAGCCCATTACAATCAGATGGCTACAGGTAAGGGCGGCGGGGAGGCGGCGGCGAAGGAgcgaggaaggagagggagagagaagaggaggagggaacgagctatcgatggatggatggatgggtggatggatggatggtggatggatggatggatggatggagagatgggggGCGCGCTCGGAATTTTCCAGGGGGCGAGTTGCTTTTCCCACCCACTCCTCCCGCCCTCCCCGATCGGGAAGGCTCGGTTGGCGACGCCACGATAGAGGCTTCGGTTCTCCCGGGTGGGGGCAGCCGCCGACCAGAGGGAGGTAGGTGCGAGCGGCTCTGGGGTTCTCCACTTAAGGGGCGCGATCGCCAGGCTGCGCGCAAGGCGTGGTGCTATCGCCCCCTTTCCCGGGAGGAGCCCAGCGTCCCTTTCACccgcgctcccccccccccttactccCTCAGCCTCCCACCCGGGATGGAGCCATGTGCGGCGTGGAGTCCCCGCGGTGGGAGAGGTACTGCGACGCTGCCTTTCCGGGGCGTTCAGCAACGCCGTGGGGGTGTGGGGACggcggggagagggaaggggtcCACCGGCGCGGGGGCCGTCACGGGGGGCGATCCCTTGGCCGTAGAGCTTGGGAAGAGTGGCCACTCCCGCCATAGAGGCACGGGCCGGTTTTCCGCCGCCCTCCACCCTCACTAGCCGAGGCTGggctttctcccccccccccccccccccccagcaagaGCCGAAAGCTCCTTCGGGCCTGGAGAAGGCTGGGGCCCAGGAAGGCTGCGGGAGAGCTCCCTTTGCGGGCAGAACCCCTCTACGCGCCGAGGACAAAGCGTCGGAGCGCTCCGGGTCAGCGACCCGGGCGCGGTGCGCACTGGGGGCTTCGTCGGGGCAAGAAAGGCGCGGCGTCCCGGCGCGGACAGGGCTAGAGGAAGAGGCCGAGTTGTGTGCGCTAGAGAGCGAGAGCCCAGCGCGCTCCGGGTCTGAAACTACCTGTAGCTGCAGCTACCTGCCTGCCCCACCTCGGAAACAACAACAATGCTtctcgcgcgcgcgcgtgtgtgcgtgtggtaCGTGAGTGTGTGCGCGGCGTGTGCGGTGTGTGTGCGGCAGCCACTCCACACCCCGATCCGTAGTATTTTGCTGTATCCAGGTTGCGCCCGGGAGCGCGGCACCGCCCGCTTTGCGCCGGGGCGCAGCTGTCCTCCTACCCCATGCGCTGTTCACTCCACCCGGCCGCACCCTCCACACCTGAGCAAGGACCCGGGCGCCCCGGTCCGGGAGCCGGCTCGGCTTcactcacccctcccctctcttccccgcTCTCCGCAGAGAATGTGATGGACATCGGTCTGACCAACGAGAAGCCCAACCCGGAACTCTCTTATTCCGGCTCCTTCCAGCCAGCCCCCGGCAACAAGACCGTGACCTACTTGGGAAAGTTCGCCTTCGACTCCCCTTCCAACTGGTGTCAGGACAACATCATTAGCCTCATGAGCGCCGGCATCTTGGGAGTGCCCCCGGCCTCAGGGGCACTCAGCACGCAGACCTCCACGGCCAGCATGGTGCAGCCACCGCAGGGCGACGTGGAGGCCATGTATCCGGCGCTGCCCCCCTATTCTAACTGCAGTGATCTCTACTCGGAGCCTGTGTCTTTCCACGATCCCCAGGGCAACCCTGGGCTCGCCTATTCCCCCCAGGATTACCAATCGGCCAAGCCGGCCTTGGACAGCAACCTCTTCCCCATGATTCCTGACTACAACCTATACCACCATCCCAACGACATGGGCTCCATTCCGGAGCACAAGCCCTTCCAGGGCATGGACCCCATCCGGGTCAATCCGCCCCCTATTACCCCTCTGGAGACCATCAAGGCATTCAAAGACAAGCAGATACACCCGGGCTTTGGCAGCCTGCCCCAGCCGCCGCTCACGCTCAAGCCCATCCGGCCCCGCAAGTATCCCAACCGACCCAGCAAGACCCCGCTCCACGAGCGGCCCCACGCGTGCCCGGCGGAGGGCTGCGACCGCCGTTTCAGCCGCTCGGACGAGCTGACCCGGCACCTGCGCATCCACACGGGCCACAAGCCCTTCCAATGCCGGATTTGCATGAGGAGCTTCAGTCGCAGCGACCACCTTACCACTCACATCCGCACGCATACAGGCGAGAAGCCCTTTGCCTGCGAGTTCTGCGGGCGCAAGTTTGCGCGCAGCGACGAGCGCAAGCGCCACGCCAAGATCCACCTCAAGCAAAAGGAGAAGAAGGCGGAGAAGGGGGGTGCGCCCTCTGCGTCCTCGGCGCCCCCCGTGTCCCTGGCCCCTGTGGTCACCACCTGCGCCTGAGGCTTCGGCCCCCAGATCCCCACTTTTCCCCTCCAGTGTCTCCCAGCTGCTCGCCTGAAAGCAGCGGGAAAGCTAGCCACGGAGGCGCAGGGGCCGCGCCCTGGCCTCTCCATGGACGTAAGGTCCCTTGTTCCCCTTCGATGTCCCCCGTTTCCACCCTTTCACACCGGCCAACGGTCGGGGGCCAGGGCAGGAGGCGCCCTCCCttcgctgcccccccccccaaccaaggCGTGGGGGCGGAAAGGTGGCGTCTAGCCCGCTTTGTTCAGTTCGGATCGTCTTGATCCTGGGGCCGCTGGGCCGCGCCAAGGACCTGCGGGGGACTGAAGGCGGGGCCCGTCCAAGCCTCGCCCGACCCAAGCACCTCACGGTTCCCCCCACGTCTCCCTCGGTTCCCCCTCGAAGACCCGAGAGGGGAGGGGGTAAGGAGCGCACCAAAGCGCAGAGCTTGCTGCCCGCCGCACGCACGCGCGCCTGCGTGCGGGGATGCGCGCGAGTGTGCGTGCTCGCGTGAGtgttctgtgtgtgcgtgtgtgtgtgcgcgcgcgcgcacacacgtgtgtgtgtgtgtgtgtgtgtgtgtgtgtgtgtgtgactcttgaGCTGAGCTGGGCTGTGTCCACCCCAAACTCTTCCCCACATCGGGTCCCCAGGCCGCTGGGGGAATGTCCCAGGTTGGGGGCCTGCACGTGGCCTGATGAGACGGTCTTCCATCTGCTCGGAAATAATGTTTCTTACAGAAATGCCTCGGATGCCGCCGCCGCGGTGCTGCTACCGCCGTTTAGGGTTTGGCCTCTCAGCACCCCTCCTTTTCCGAGCGCTTCCCTCTTAGGCCTCAGGGCAGTTTGATCTGCGGGGAGAAGGAGCGGCCATCACTAAGCCTGCCTTTTAACCAACAGATTTCCTCAACCCCACTTTTTAAACTCTACGTTCCTGAGTTTgccctctgccctttctcccgCTCCACTCCCTTCTCTCTAAGCCTTCTCCCATCTCTTTCAAAATCTTCTTCCGGAAAGGCAGGCCTCAACCAGCCACCTTTTaccatctttttgttttctctcactcATAcccatttctcccccccccccccccccgcccactgaTGGGAAAGCAGGCTCGTGTTTCATCCTTTGCCATCCCCAACACAACAGGTAGAATTCAGATCTATGtacttggggtgtgtgtgtatgtatgtaggtgtatatacacacatatatacatatatgcaacatacatacacacaataaaaTCTCTAAGGTACTCGGCTATCCAGTGCAGTGCACCGGCATAAAGAGAATTTGTAGGTATATAAgctttaaatgatttattttttatgaaaaacgTAACTGATGAGATTGTATCTACataggtgtgtgtatgtatacatgcacatatatatgtatgtatgtatacccacatatacacacatgcactcatCTCTGTCCAAATTTTCCTCAAAGATATGGGTATTTTTGCATTAATCCATATTGCTGAATGAGGCATATCTTTTCCATACCACAGTCTCACCTACTCCCCGCCCTACCTCACCTCTTCTcaggcaccccctcctccccagcacttCCCCCCACACAGGGGTGACTCTTTTGGAGTAGTAGGGAAGGTTGCTCTCTGACACAGCTTCCAGCACAGTCTTGACTGAATGTACTGTTCCCTCTTAGCGTGTGGTCACTGAGCTGCCCAGAGAGAAGGAACAAAGGTCTGGAGTTTACAGAATGTCTGTTTTTAAAGTCACTTTATGcgtttcccactttttttttttttaagaaaaaaaaaaagcaccgggtttttgttttgttttgttttgtttgttttttgggtttgtttttgtttttttggtttttgttttctttggtggtggataaataatactaaaaggAGTCTAGtgaaagggacaaaaaaaaaaatcaaagagcagGGGGCTTGTGAATTTCCAGGTACTTGGACTTTttgtagaaggaaagagaagaggacgAAGTTTGCCAGGAGGGCCCATATTTTTTCAGCTGAAGGGTAAAATCTTTCTTTGCAGAGACAGTATTTTGCTGAATACTTTTTATAATGTgatgattattaaaaacaaaatttttggtCACTTCAAAGCTGGAAGGAGGAATCAaatatcctttaatattttttccttgctcCTTCTGGTTTATGCATGCCACTGCATGATCATCtgagttttcctttgttttaataaaactgtTCTCAGACATTTAAGCTtaaactaagagaaaaataactttgttGCCAAAAGGTTGTGCTATCCAGATTTTTTATATGtctgcatgttttaaaaaacaacaaaagaaaatgcacTCTAACTTATGtgaactgagagaaaaaaaatcaggttttaaaCAGGAAAACCTATGGGGAatgatattttttgaaagacttttGTATAAAGTTGAGTActtagaaaaagacaaaccagatGTAATATATTTTgtggatgtttttatttcttggattTATAGTACCTTATACTAAGGTTAACAAAATATGCTTGATATTGTGAAAAGGTGAAATTCTTCACCAATATTTCATTTGCTCCTTTGTCACATTGTTATGCCAATATAATATAGTTAatgaaaacagcatttttaaaaaccgaAATATTGAAATGGTGTAATGTTGTACCATTTGCACTGTGAGCAAATGCTAATACAGTAAATATATTGTGTTTGCTGACAATCAGCCGGCCTATaaatctccttattttatttcttgttttcatagTATAAAGTTTTGGTTTGGCCTGTTTTTTGTCTCGTTTTGTTTTTGGCTGATGGTTGGCTCGGTAGCTTCCTATGCCTGGTTTTGCTGTGATTGCTCTGTAAATTCAATGTAAAACAAGGAATTTGGCAATGTTAGAAGTTGGTCAGAATTTTGCGCGCTCCGGTGTTTCAAATCCAGTGTCGAGTGTTTACTGTGGTTCTAGGAGGATAGGATTCTCCTCCACCCTTCTGGGAGTCTCACACCGCCAGAGAGATTAGGCAGATCAGATAAACTCATGGGAATCAGGACTAGTGACTGGAAACTTCTAGAACCTTTCTTCCTGGTTTCTAATGGGTAttgagggtggaagggaggggatcTCCTGGCTTATGAACTATCTCTCTTGAGGTAACAGGGGCACCAGAACAGGACCCTATAGAGTCACTACAGCCACACTGAGTAGTGCTCTTGCTAAAGGTTTTGAAGCCTGAAAAACAGGTGGAGACTTGACAGGGGTTCTTCAAGGTTGGCAAGATAACCAGAGAGATTGGAGGCTCTGTTGTGGTCAGATAATTGGggaaaatcagatttaaaaattatacaacttCAATCCCACTTGGACAGGACTCTCAAGGCCTCACTGTTTGTAGCTGCCTGAGAAAGATGGTCTTGGCTGAAAAAGCTGCTCTTATGAACTACCCAGGTATCCGATGCttctgagagaagaaagaacatttgGGATTTGGAGAACATACAGGGAATATTTTATATAGCATTAACCCCTTGCATCATACAACTTCTATCTCCCATAAAAGTGATGCTTCCCTTACTCTATGAGCTTTCTTGCCCAGAACCTTCCCCTTTCATAACTGAGTTTATTTGCCAGCCCTAGAGCTTTCTCTCGTTCTCTGAAAGAGATACATACCCTCCACTTTCTTCATGTGCCCCCGTCTCCATCCTGCTCCCTCACCTTATTTCCCTTTAGGTTTTAGAATCCTCTATCCTCCTGAGACTTGTTCTAGAACAGTCTTTGGACGGATCAGTcctatcttctccctttcttcctaccTGCCCTCTAAAACACTCACTCACTTGGGCTTCTGTGTCATGTATTTCACATATCATCTGCCTCATTGAAGCTTAGGGGCTTGGTGTCTGATCCTGGGCTATGTAAATGTAGCACCACGTTGCAACTGGGGGACAGTGTCTCCATGCCTGAAGAAACCATACAGTGACAGGAACTTCTCTTGCCGCCCCAGTCAGGCCCATCACACTGAAAAATGTGGGTGGTATTTCTGTTTGGCTGTAGTTACCAAGAAGTTGAGGGCAGAccagggtggaggtggtgggcTGTGGCCTtagaaaagaatgtttttgaaGTGAGAGATCAATAAAGAGAATGCAGTATGGAATCTTAAATTTTCTCACCCACACAATTCCAGGTCACTGGCTGCCATCTTGAATTCCCTTCTCTCACCTCATGAAACTTTCAGAATTCCAAACAACTACAGCCCCAGGAGGTATCCTTTGTTAACAAAGGGCATCCAAGATGGCTGAAAAGTCCTAATGATTGAGCATATAATCCACCTCTATGCTAAACTAGACATTTCCTTTCCAGATTTCTATGTGTTTTTCAAGTGCATATTATCAGAGGAAGATAGCGTCACTGGGTGTCTTCATAGTTAGCATCCAGCCCCACCTGCACCTTCTCCAATCACATCAGGCCTTCAGAGTTACACTTTCGTCAACAGTGTACTATGCTGCATGATTAATAAACTCAGTTCCCATTGGTGCATATTACTCAACCCAACCTGGTTCAACCACTGGGTTACTTGACAATATGGCAGCCCGCCTGGCTGGCACCAGCCCTGTGTGGTGTAATCTCTGATTCATACTTTATAGCTAGATAAGACTGTCCCAGATAGCATCATACCAGCAACCCAACCTGCCTGGGTTTTGTAAATATGGAGAGAGGAAACTCAACCCTCAACCTTAGGGATGAAGTGGGGAGATGGCAGAGGGAAAGCCTTGGCTTGGATGGAGCTATCATGAGAAAGGATCAATGTAAGCTTTGCCTGAAGCAAAATCAAGCATAAAAGTGTAGAAGAGGTAGAGGCACAGCTCCGTCTGAAGCAACCTGTAAGGTGTTGAGGGGTGAAATggaaagatctctctctctctctctctctctctctctctctctcacacacacacacacacacacacacacacacacacacacctctggaGCAGCTTACTGAAGGCAATGACTCTGCAAAATTTTACTCAGCGAAAGAGGGTTGGGTACAAATGAGATACTTTGTGACAAGTGAGGGCAAAGAATGGAGTATGTTTTTAAATGGTGGTGGCAGTAGTGATGagtgtgtataagtgtgtgtCTATGTATTGTTCTCAAGTATATCAAAAGGAGAGCAAGGTGGATTCTGACTATAGCAAAGTGGTAGCTTATGGCCAGTCGCTACTAACCCCCTTTTACTAATCTAGAATTTGCCTGCCATAGGTGAGGGGGTTGTGAGCTGCCCTTTCCTGGCCTTTATTGGCTCCCTTGGTGTCGTGGGATAATAAGCAGAGGGAAAGTAGGAGGCCTCTGTGTGTCCCAAAGACTGGGAATCATACTGGCAAAATCTTAATGACCGGGGGAAAATGACTTTCTAAAAGGTGCCATGAGGTTTTCAAAATAGGTCATAATCCTAAATCTATCCTAAGTGGTCCTTTTTTAGAAAACCCATTCTTTGTGCACAGAGAGGAATGAGGTctccagaggaagaggaaagagccaAGTGAATCTCAGAGCCCCTTGGCCATACCAGCCCCTGGGATGATGCTACGAACAGTCACTGCTCCATCAGTCATCCACAGAGGCCAGAAACATGTCTGGTCTTGTCAGCTTCTCCCAACATCCCAGCTTTTGAAACTTCACCATTCATTTTGCTTGAAGGTTCCTTCCTACCCCATCTCTCATATTTTCAACAATTGATCATTTTCACAGCCTCTGAAAGAACAGAAGTGGGCCAGGTTTGGGGGCAGTGTGATGAGGCTTTCTCCAACTTGCACTAAAGTCTCTGACATGTCCACGCCAAGGCAGGAAGGGACCAGACCCTGACTCGCTTGCCTAGGATCCTCATTCCCCATCCTCAACATGGCTGCTTCGTCTGGCTCCTGGAATTGGGACACCACCACCTGCCACCACCTCTGCTGGCCACCGGGGGCACAGTGCTCTTCTGCCCACTGACCTGGGTGTGAAAACATTATTTCTACCCTTCCAGAAAACATGCAGATGGCTAGAAGAAAGGTTTCTGGGCAATCTTACTAAGGAACTAATGCAAACAGAACATGGCCCAAAGCCACGACCAAGAAGAATTAGAGAATACGAGGTTCTAGACGGTGCTGGCTACTGAACAAAACGTTCTCACTTCTAGATTGGGTGGGAGTTTGGCCACCATATGGTTTCTTTAATGTTGCCTATCCTCCTTCTTGGACTTGTCTCCAGGAAAGCTTCTAGCACATTCTCGTAGGACCAAGACATGGGGCTTCCCTGGTATACCGATATCTTCCTCTACTCTCAAGGTCCTGGACAAAGGACAAAGGAAgtcactctctgggcctcagaatgCTTCTCATGGACCTCAGGCAGCCCACCCTCTGCCTACAGTCTCCTCCTTCAGGAGGGCCTCTAAGACTCTACAAGTGTCCCATCCTATCATTTCCCCCAATGATGTTCTCTGGGCCCCGCTCATTCTGCATGGAGTGTGATCACTAATCCTTTAGTCTGGCTCTCCCTGTGAGGCCTGCCCAGGGCCCGCAGCCATCTTTACCTTGGCCTTTCACAGCGGCATCATGACCTAACCAGAAACAGACTGCCTTTTCTGATGCAGTAAATAGCTGAATGGAGTTCCTATTTGAGTTACCCACTGAGTTCCTAGTTACAGTCTTAGGAACGCTCCCATTCTTCAACTCCCTGGAGGAAAAGACTTGTTTGACACTACTGAAGCTGGGGACACCCCAACCCTCCTCAGGGAAAGTTACCCTTGTCTGTGGACCTGTATTCTCTGGGGTGGCTGCCTACCCAGATACATCAGGTCCCTGTCTCCACCAAAGAGAGATTAGTGACCAG
Coding sequences:
- the EGR3 gene encoding early growth response protein 3 isoform X2, which gives rise to MTGKLAEKLPVTMSSLLNQLPDNLYPEEIPSALNLFSGSSDSVAHYNQMATENVMDIGLTNEKPNPELSYSGSFQPAPGNKTVTYLGKFAFDSPSNWCQDNIISLMSAGILGVPPASGALSTQTSTASMVQPPQGDVEAMYPALPPYSNCSDLYSEPVSFHDPQGNPGLAYSPQDYQSAKPALDSNLFPMIPDYNLYHHPNDMGSIPEHKPFQGMDPIRVNPPPITPLETIKAFKDKQIHPGFGSLPQPPLTLKPIRPRKYPNRPSKTPLHERPHACPAEGCDRRFSRSDELTRHLRIHTGHKPFQCRICMRSFSRSDHLTTHIRTHTGEKPFACEFCGRKFARSDERKRHAKIHLKQKEKKAEKGGAPSASSAPPVSLAPVVTTCA
- the EGR3 gene encoding early growth response protein 3 isoform X1, which encodes MDGWVDGWMVDGWMDGWRDGGRARNFPGGELLFPPTPPALPDREGSVGDATIEASVLPGGGSRRPEGENVMDIGLTNEKPNPELSYSGSFQPAPGNKTVTYLGKFAFDSPSNWCQDNIISLMSAGILGVPPASGALSTQTSTASMVQPPQGDVEAMYPALPPYSNCSDLYSEPVSFHDPQGNPGLAYSPQDYQSAKPALDSNLFPMIPDYNLYHHPNDMGSIPEHKPFQGMDPIRVNPPPITPLETIKAFKDKQIHPGFGSLPQPPLTLKPIRPRKYPNRPSKTPLHERPHACPAEGCDRRFSRSDELTRHLRIHTGHKPFQCRICMRSFSRSDHLTTHIRTHTGEKPFACEFCGRKFARSDERKRHAKIHLKQKEKKAEKGGAPSASSAPPVSLAPVVTTCA
- the EGR3 gene encoding early growth response protein 3 isoform X3 encodes the protein MEPCAAWSPRGGRENVMDIGLTNEKPNPELSYSGSFQPAPGNKTVTYLGKFAFDSPSNWCQDNIISLMSAGILGVPPASGALSTQTSTASMVQPPQGDVEAMYPALPPYSNCSDLYSEPVSFHDPQGNPGLAYSPQDYQSAKPALDSNLFPMIPDYNLYHHPNDMGSIPEHKPFQGMDPIRVNPPPITPLETIKAFKDKQIHPGFGSLPQPPLTLKPIRPRKYPNRPSKTPLHERPHACPAEGCDRRFSRSDELTRHLRIHTGHKPFQCRICMRSFSRSDHLTTHIRTHTGEKPFACEFCGRKFARSDERKRHAKIHLKQKEKKAEKGGAPSASSAPPVSLAPVVTTCA